The following are from one region of the Streptomyces decoyicus genome:
- a CDS encoding pirin family protein — translation MSNLELRPAPHPCGGNGRTGPVRDVQPGKQVPLGESTVVRRLLPNLGRRMVGAWCFVDHYGPDDIASEPGMQVPPHPHMGLQTVSWLREGEVLHRDSLGSLQSVRPRELGLMTSGRAIAHSEESPPGHGPLLHGAQLWVALPGEHRDTAPAFEHHTDLPVITGGGGLSATVILGELDGATSPGTTYSPLAGADLTLAAGTDARLPVDPDFEYAALAISGESEVDGVRLAPGALLYLGCGRSELPLRADSDSSLMLLGGEPFEEKLVMWWNFVGRSHEDIAEARSDWMSGSRFGEVHGYDGDRLPAPELPPGPLKARGRVR, via the coding sequence ATGAGCAACCTTGAACTCAGACCCGCGCCCCATCCGTGCGGCGGCAACGGCCGTACGGGTCCGGTCCGTGATGTACAGCCCGGCAAACAGGTACCACTCGGCGAGAGCACCGTCGTCCGCAGACTGCTGCCGAACCTCGGCCGGCGGATGGTCGGCGCCTGGTGCTTCGTCGACCACTACGGCCCCGACGACATCGCCAGTGAGCCCGGGATGCAGGTGCCGCCGCATCCGCACATGGGCCTCCAGACCGTCAGCTGGCTGCGCGAGGGGGAGGTGCTGCACCGCGACAGCCTCGGCAGCCTCCAGTCCGTACGGCCGCGGGAGCTGGGCCTGATGACCTCGGGCCGGGCCATCGCGCACTCCGAGGAGTCGCCGCCCGGCCATGGCCCGTTGCTGCACGGTGCCCAGTTGTGGGTGGCGCTCCCCGGTGAACACCGTGACACCGCCCCGGCCTTCGAGCACCACACCGACCTGCCGGTGATCACCGGCGGCGGCGGACTCTCCGCCACCGTCATCCTCGGCGAGCTGGACGGCGCCACCTCACCCGGCACCACCTACTCCCCGCTGGCCGGCGCCGACCTCACCCTCGCCGCCGGCACGGACGCCCGTCTGCCGGTCGACCCCGACTTCGAGTACGCGGCGCTGGCCATCTCCGGCGAGAGCGAGGTCGACGGGGTCCGCCTGGCCCCCGGCGCCCTCCTCTACCTCGGCTGCGGACGCAGCGAACTGCCCCTGCGCGCCGACTCCGACAGCAGCCTGATGCTGCTCGGCGGCGAACCCTTCGAGGAGAAGCTCGTCATGTGGTGGAACTTCGTGGGGCGGTCCCACGAGGATATCGCAGAGGCCCGTTCGGACTGGATGTCCGGCTCCCGCTTCGGCGAGGTGCACGGTTACGACGGTGACCGGCTGCCCGCGCCCGAGCTACCGCCAGGGCCCCTCAAAGCACGCGGGCGAGTGCGCTGA
- the ddaH gene encoding dimethylargininase yields MPSKQALVRRPGPRLAEGLVTHIERRPVDPALALRQWEAYVQVLHDHGWHTTEVDPADDCPDAVFVEDSMVVFRNVALLARPGAGPRRAEVPAARAAVEALGCSVNEIRAPGTLDGGDVLKVGDTLYVGRGGRTNADGVRQLRAVFEPLGARVVAVPVSRVLHLKSAVTALPDGTVIGHPPLVDDPAAFPRFLPVAEESGSHVVLLGGGKLLMAASAPRSAELFADLGYQPVGVDISEFEKLEGCVTCLSVRLRELYA; encoded by the coding sequence ATGCCCAGCAAGCAGGCGCTCGTCCGCCGTCCCGGCCCCCGCCTCGCCGAGGGCCTGGTCACCCATATCGAACGGCGCCCCGTCGACCCCGCGCTCGCCCTGCGCCAGTGGGAGGCCTACGTCCAGGTGCTGCACGACCACGGCTGGCACACCACCGAGGTCGACCCCGCCGACGACTGCCCCGACGCGGTCTTCGTCGAGGACTCCATGGTGGTGTTCCGCAACGTCGCGCTGCTCGCCCGCCCCGGCGCCGGCCCCCGACGCGCCGAGGTGCCCGCCGCCCGCGCGGCCGTGGAGGCGCTCGGCTGCTCCGTCAACGAGATCCGGGCGCCCGGCACACTGGACGGCGGCGACGTCCTGAAGGTCGGCGACACCCTCTACGTCGGCCGCGGCGGCCGCACCAATGCCGACGGAGTACGCCAACTCCGCGCCGTCTTCGAGCCGTTGGGCGCCCGTGTGGTCGCCGTACCGGTGAGCCGGGTCCTGCATCTGAAGTCCGCGGTGACCGCACTCCCGGACGGCACCGTCATCGGCCACCCGCCCCTGGTCGACGACCCGGCCGCGTTCCCCCGCTTCCTGCCCGTCGCCGAGGAGTCCGGCTCCCATGTCGTGCTGCTCGGCGGCGGCAAGCTGCTGATGGCCGCCTCCGCGCCCCGGAGCGCCGAGCTCTTCGCCGACCTGGGATATCAGCCGGTCGGTGTGGACATCAGCGAGTTCGAGAAGCTGGAGGGCTGTGTGACCTGCCTGTCCGTTCGGCTGCGCGAGCTGTATGCGTGA
- a CDS encoding GntR family transcriptional regulator, whose protein sequence is MSPQTLTITIDPAADAAPFEQVRTQIADQARDGGLPVGYKLPTVRGLAEDLGLAANTVAKAYRALETDGVIETRGRNGSFIAAAGEAADKEAAAAAESYARRARRLGLDHRAALAAVEDALRATYRTDA, encoded by the coding sequence GTGTCCCCGCAGACCTTGACCATCACCATCGATCCGGCCGCGGATGCAGCGCCGTTCGAGCAGGTACGCACCCAGATCGCGGACCAGGCCAGGGACGGCGGCCTGCCGGTCGGTTACAAACTCCCCACCGTCCGCGGTCTGGCCGAAGACCTCGGCCTGGCCGCCAACACCGTCGCCAAGGCCTACCGCGCCCTGGAGACCGACGGCGTGATCGAGACCCGTGGCCGCAACGGCAGCTTCATCGCGGCGGCCGGCGAGGCCGCGGACAAGGAAGCCGCCGCGGCCGCCGAGAGCTACGCCCGCCGCGCCCGGCGCCTCGGCCTGGACCACCGTGCCGCCCTCGCCGCCGTCGAGGACGCCCTGCGCGCCACCTACCGCACCGACGCCTGA